A genomic region of Thunnus maccoyii chromosome 13, fThuMac1.1, whole genome shotgun sequence contains the following coding sequences:
- the sms gene encoding spermine synthase, protein MALRHYTLDFSLSAAADSASTVSGLLSIFHEQEMTETVHDTEGHGYLATFVGKNGRLVILRVHSHGLITIDLQCYEEDNIAQLDNLLNALEKKLKVLLNGNITRIKRLPALVRGAKVDRYWPTADGRLMEYDIDQVLYEEDSAYQNIKILRSQQFGNMLVLNGDVNLAESDLPYTEAIMGSGKEDYAGKEVLILGGGDGGILAEAVKQKPKMITMVEIDQKVIDGCKTHMRKTCGNVLDNLKGDCYQILVEDCVPVLKKYVQEGKTFDYIINDLTAVPISTEPEEDSTWEFLRLILDLSIKILHPSGKYFTQGNSVNLTEALSLYEEQLGKLSCPVDFSKEVVCVPSYMELWVFYTVWKK, encoded by the exons ATGGCACTGCGACATTATACTCTCGACTTCAGCCTCTCCGCGGCAG cTGACTCTGCTTCGACAGTTTCTGGTCTACTGTCCATATTTCATGAGCAGGAAATGACAGAGACTGTTCATGACACAGAAGGACATGGATACCTTGCTACGTTTGTGGGCAAGAATGGCCG GCTTGTTATTCTGCGTGTGCACTCCCATGGGTTGATCACCATTGATCTGCAGTGCTATGAAGAGGATAACATTGCACAACTAGACAAT CTTTTAAATGCACTGGAGAAGAAGCTTAAGGTTCTCTTAAATGGCAATATTACAAGGATTAAAAG ACTCCCGGCCCTCGTACGAGGAGCAAAAGTGGACCGATATTGGCCCACAGCTGACGGCAGACTGATGGAGTATGACATAGACCAGGTGTTGTACGAGGAAGATTCTGCAtaccaaaacataaaaatactgcGCTCGCAGCAGTTTGGAAATATGCTCGTCCTCAATGGAGATGTTA ACCTTGCAGAGAGTGATTTGCCCTACACTGAAGCCATCATGGGTAGTGGGAAAGAGGATTATGCGGGGAAGGAGGTGCTGATATTAGGAGGCGGTGATGGAGGCATACTTGCTGAGGCGGTCAAACAAAAGCCAAAGATGATCACCATGGTGGAG ATTGACCAGAAGGTGATAGACGGGTGCAAAACGCACATGAGAAAGACCTGCGGCAATGTGCTCGACAACCTGAAGGGAGACTGTTACCAA ATTCTAGTTGAAGACTGCGTCCCTGTGCTGAAGAAGTACGTCCAAGAAGGAAAGACATTTGATTACATAATTAATGACCTCACTGCAGTCCCAATATCCACAGAACCAGAAGAAG ACTCTACATGGGAGTTCCTGCGACTCATCTTAGATCTGTCGATAAAAATCCTGCATCCCTCTGGGAAATATTTCACACAG GGTAACAGCGTGAATCTGACAGAGGCACTGAGTCTGTATGAGGAACAGCTTGGCAAGCTCTCCTGTCCCGTGGACTTCTCCAAAGAGGTGGTGTGTGTGCCCTCCTACATGGAGCT GTGGGTTTTCTACACCGTGTGGAAGAAGTGA